The Brachyhypopomus gauderio isolate BG-103 chromosome 2, BGAUD_0.2, whole genome shotgun sequence genome contains a region encoding:
- the c2cd5 gene encoding C2 domain-containing protein 5 isoform X9, whose translation MPGKLKAKIVAGRHLPVMDRASDLTDAFVEVKFGNTTFKTDVCPKSLNPQWNSEWFKFEVDDEDLQDEPLQITVLDHDTYSANDAIGKVYIDIDPLLCSEAATVISGWFPIYDTIHGIRGEINVLVKVDLFNDLNRFRQSSCGVKFFCTMSIPRCFRAMVIHGFVEELVVNEDPEYQWIDRIRTPRASNEARQRLISLMSGELQRKIGLKVLEMGGNAVVGYLQCFDLEGESGLVVRAIGTACTLDKISSTCPAAVVPNLSNSSPSKDMKDSLQAVPSTLGCRSTHSSPVHSASSRLSQGFSVSVPTLLFAGMGSGGSAGKEAGPLKALLRQQTQSALEQREFPFFTLTGFPVGFLLHVGGVVSARSVKLLDRIHNPDEPETRDAWWEEIRQEIKSHAKALGCHAVVGYSESTSICEEVCILSASGTAAILSSRFMQDGALDTEHRFEDTAPPACGFCHIPYDELNMPFPAQLTYCHCCRRHKVPDVLFTTIDVPTEASITGKGCLIQARLCRTKKKAQGEGNATAISNLLPFLEYELHTQLLNKLKLRGMNALFGLRVQISVGDTMLLGLASATGVYLTALPSPGGIQIAGKTPSDLTYEQHVSNMQKKINDTIAKNKELYEISPPKLFTLDPDAFVNINTEWVEEVIGSPIPESRQRSRIFRSHSESSDEVLELDLSHGKKDAFVLEIDDTDAIEDIHSLLTDAPTPPGFYSCNTEIMPGIYNWTSSLQMFTSVRVFRLSNANLTNQGLNKIFNDLCENLLKSLYFKLRSMVPCCLCHVNFIVAVPEDELIQVAVTAVAMSLDKDQTQENGRQSGDKTLMKAITENEEQLQFPLELSAECPSNPLSSAKGLSEVSGPLPSARAPSVDHSSFTDRCSSWIEQIRLKAHTIRRGSIKTTSSLEKSSPLPDSRSRSLRSNRSCPSSSVAVVKMTPLSFLPGTKIIKYLGIINMFFIRETTSLREEGGVSGFLHSFIAEVFAMVRAHVAALGGNAVVSYSMKECVFMENPNKNQAQCLINVSGDAVIFIRESELEATPSQTQSGNVQTSSNGEGT comes from the exons ATGCCAGGAAAACTGAAGGCGAAGATTGTGGCGGGTCGGCATCTGCCCGTCATGGACCGTGCCAGCGATCTCACTGACGCTTTTGTGGAG GTGAAGTTTGGAAACACAACTTTTAAAACTGATGTGTGTCCCAAGTCTCTGAATCCTCAGTGGAATTCAGAGTGGTTTAAGTTTGAG GTAGATGACGAGGACTTACAGGACGAGCCATTGCAGATAACAGTTCTGGATCATGACACGTACAGCGCTAATGATGCCATAGGAAAGGTTTACATCGACATTGACCCGCTGCTTTGCAGTGAAGCTGCTACAGTAATCTCTGGCTGGTTTCCCATCTATGACACCATACatg GCATAAGAGGAGAGATCAATGTCCTAGTCAAAGTCGACCTCTTCAATGACCTGAACCGATTCCGTCAGTCTTCCTGTGGAGTCAAGTTCTTCTGTA CCATGTCGATCCCGCGCTGTTTCCGTGCCATGGTCATCCATGGCTTTGTGGAAGAGCTGGTGGTGAACGAGGATCCAGAGTACCAGTGGATCGACCGAATCCGGACTCCCCGGGCGTCCAACGAGGCCCGCCAGAGACTCATCTCGCTTATGTCAG GCGAACTCCAGCGTAAGATAGGTCTGAAGGTGCTGGAGATGGGTGGGAATGCAGTGGTTGGCTACCTGCAGTGTTTCGACCTGGAGGGCGAGTCCGGGCTGGTCGTGCGAGCTATCGGTACTGCCTGCACACTCGACAAAATCAGCAGCACGTGTCCAGCCGCCGTGGTCCCCAACCTGTCCAACTCGTCTCCATCGAAAGACATGAAAGA ctctcTGCAGGCTGTCCCTTCCACTCTTGGATGTCGTTCCACTCACAGCAGCCCGGTTCACAGTGCGAGCAGCCGTCTCTCTCAGGGCTTCTCCGTGTCTGTGCCAACACTGCTGTTCGCCG GCATGGGCAGTGGAGGCAGTGCCGGCAAGGAGGCGGGGCCTCTTAAAGCACTTCTGAGACAGCAGACCCAGTCAGCCTTGGAGCAGAgg gaGTTCCCCTTTTTTACACTGACTGGTTTCCCTGTGGGCTTTCTGCTTCACGTGGGTGGGGTGGTCAGTGCGCGTTCTGTGAAGCTTTTGGATCGAATTCACAATCCTG ACGAGCCAGAGACGCGAGACGCTTGGTGGGAGGAGATCCGTCAGGAGATCAAGTCCCACGCCAAGGCCCTGGGCTGCCATGCTGTGGTGGGCTACAGCGAGTCCACCAGCATCTG cgagGAAGTGTGTATTCTGTCGGCTTCAGGCACCGCCGCCATTCTCAGCTCCCGCTTCATGCAAGACGGCGCGTTGGACACGGAACACAG ATTTGAAGACACAGCGCCCCCTGCCTGCGGCTTCTGTCACATCCCGTATGATGAGCTGAACATGCCGTTTCCTGCCCAGCTCACGTACTGCCACTGCTGCCGACGCCACAAAGTGCCCGACGTGCTTTTCACCACCATAGACGTTCCCACTGAAGCCAGCATCACTGGCAAAGGCTGTCTGATCCAGGCcag GCTGTGCCGCACTAAGAAGAAGGCCCAGGGTGAGGGAAACGCCACGGCCATCAGCAACCTGCTGCCCTTCCTGGAGTACGAGCTGCACACGCAGCTGCTCAACAAGCTGAAGCTGCGTGGGATGAACGCGCTGTTTGGCCTGCGTGTGCAGATCAGCGTGGGCGACACCATGCTGCTGGGCCTGGCT tcgGCGACTGGGGTGTACCTGACAGCCCTGCCCAGTCCTGGAGGGATTCAGATAGCAGGGAAGACACCTAGTGACCTCACATATGAGCAACACGTCTCCAACATGCAGAAGAAAATCAACGACACCATTGCCAAAAACAAAGAGCTCTACGAGATCAGCCCTCCG AAACTATTCACTCTGGACCCAGACGCTTTCGTAAACATCAACACG GAGTGGGTTGAAGAAGTCATTGGCTCGCCGATTCCTGAATCACGTCAGCGGTCCCGCATCTTCCGCTCCCACTCGGAGAGCTCGGACGAGGTTCTGGAGTTGGACCTGTCTCACGGCAAGAAGGACGCCTTTGTGCTGGAG ATTGATGACACTGATGCTATTGAAGACATTCACTCCCTTCTTACCGACGCCCCAACGCCTCCAG GGTTTTACAGCTGCAACACTGAAATCATGCCTGGGATTTATAACTGGACTTCAAGTTTACAG ATGTTTACATCCGTAAGGGTCTTCCGCCTCAGCAATGCAAACCTGACCAATCAGGGCCTGAATAAGATCTTCAATGACCTCTGTGAGAACCTGCTAAAG AGTCTGTACTTCAAGCTGCGTTCTATGGTACCCTGCTGCCTATGTCATGTGAACTTCATTGTTGCTGTGCCTGAGGATGAACTTATCCAG gtggCAGTGACTGCAGTGGCCATGAGTTTGGATAAAGATCAGACTCAAGAGAATGGCAGACAAAGTGGAGATAAAACTCTTATGAAAG CCATTACAGAGAATGAAGAGCAGCTTCAGTTTCCTTTAGAGCTCAGTGCTGAATGTCCTTCCAACCCTCTCAGCTCTGCCAAAG gtTTGTCAGAGGTGTCTGGTCCTCTTCCAAGTGCCAGAG ccCCCTCAGTTGATCACAGTTCCTTTACAGACAGATGCAGCTCCTGGATAGAGCAGATTAGACTGAAAGCTCACACCATAAGACGTGGATCAATTAAAACAA CATCCTCTCTGGAGAAGTCCAGTCCGTTGCCGGACAGCCGCTCCCGCTCCCTGCGCTCGAACCGCTCCTGTCCTTCCAGCTCTGTTGCCGTGGTGAAAATGACCCCCCTCTCCTTCCTTCCTGGAACAAAGATCATCAAGTACCTCGGCATCATCAACATGTTCTTCATCAGAGAAACCACGTCACTGCGGGAG gaGGGTGGCGTAAGTGGGTTCCTGCACTCGTTTATAGCCGAGGTGTTTGCCATGGTACGAGCCCATGTGGCTGCTCTCGGAGGAAACGCTGTCGTCTCCTACAGCAtgaaagagtgtgtgttcatggagaACCCCAACAAAAACCAG GCTCAGTGCCTTATCAATGTGAGTGGAGACGCTGTGATTTTCATCCGGGAATCTGAGCTTGAGGCCACACCGTCCCAGACACAGTCAGGAAACGTGCAGACCTCCAGCAACGGAGAAGGAACCTGA